The Xenopus laevis strain J_2021 chromosome 5L, Xenopus_laevis_v10.1, whole genome shotgun sequence genome has a segment encoding these proteins:
- the LOC121393952 gene encoding palmitoyltransferase ZDHHC20-A-like, giving the protein MSKEEKDTKITINEKEEEEYQRSCMRKISRIVVLLLIGLLATCYYIFVVELCIFTVQLLEAKVTFLVIFHLLFLLCVWCYLRTVMTPPAVPPEKFRPSESDKQLYLSDERPQVLQEILIRMAKDLHIKKAVRYCTTCHVIKPDRCHHCPVCNVCILKLDHHCGFLNNCVGFSNYKFFLLAVMYGVLLCIFTSAVSLYCSILFWTHQLPNSPSKVPIIVLFSLTTFFAIMLFRLFLDHFELALRNITDREDSDNTEEFNPYNLGFSKNLREVFGNEKKYWFLPIFSSLGDGFSFPMGEATMDIEKNAAIAAKPPSESNSQLLEVKTTQKS; this is encoded by the coding sequence aataTCAGCGTTCCTGCATGAGGAAGATCTCCCGGATCGTGGTTCTACTTTTGATTGGACTCCTTGCTACCTGctattatatatttgtggtgGAGCTGTGCATATTCACTGTACAGTTATTAGAGGCAAAGGTGACTTTCCTGGTGATTTTCCACCTTTTGTTCCTCCTGTGCGTGTGGTGTTATCTCCGGACTGTTATGACGCCTCCCGCTGTCCCTCCTGAAAAATTCCGCCCATCGGAGTCTGACAAGCAGCTGTACCTGAGTGATGAGAGGCCACAAGTGCTGCAGGAGATCCTCATTCGTATGGCTAAAGACTTGCATATTAAGAAGGCTGTAAGGTACTGTACCACATGCCATGTGATAAAGCCAGACAGGTGCCACCATTGCCCAGTGTGTAACGTCTGTATACTGAAACTGGATCATCACTGCGGATTTCTAAACAACTGTGTGGGATTCTCCAACTACAAGTTCTTCCTCCTCGCTGTGATGTATGGAGTGCTATTGTGCATATTCACTAGCGCAGTGTCGCTTTATTGCTCCATACTATTCTGGACTCATCAGCTGCCCAACAGCCCATCCAAAGTCCCTATCATTGTGCTGTTCAGCCTGACCACATTCTTCGCTATAATGCTATTCCGACTTTTCCTTGATCATTTCGAACTGGCTCTAAGGAATATAACTGATCGGGAGGACAGTGATAACACAGAGGAGTTTAATCCCTATAACTTGGGCTTCAGCAAGAATCTGAGAGAAGTGTTTGGCAATGAAAAGAAATACTGGTTCCTCCCAATCTTCAGCAGTTTAGGAGATGGCTTCTCATTCCCAATGGGTGAGGCCACAATGGACATAGAGAAAAATGCTGCTATTGCTGCCAAACCCCCAAGTGAGTCCAACAGTCAACTACTGGAAGTGAAAACCACCCAGAAAAGTTAG